In the Nicotiana tabacum cultivar K326 chromosome 16, ASM71507v2, whole genome shotgun sequence genome, one interval contains:
- the LOC142170717 gene encoding uncharacterized protein LOC142170717: MNTNKIEPFTVLNEIPLKLHMWWNDLGKGSRETMVKVLGGLVGLLNVKPRLDIIEALIPFWDPTRNVFRFSDFELTPTLEEVAGYAGLNGNLRSRYLLALRPVSPHRFLDLLSISRDIQDENLSEGYCMLQFLYHRYGNPRGFEEPNTGVTHVGNKDKWEARRGLAFMVAFLGIVVCPQKDGNIEIGLVGMIDVAIKKANSTVVPPILSEIYRALTICREGGKFSQGCNLLLQLWMQEHLCHRVGYMNYGLTGLSCIEEFGRRVAGIEFPKGTKAWITHLRSLTADKIEWTFGWLPITEALYTSAKVCYILLMGIRSIQPYAPFRVLRQLGRFQTVPNDEDLSKYAMELGPKVAFPEGKIRHIWNECRFLEPKTMVRDLAKGEVDPKYIAWFDKRFQIPERPTKRPHVQQFTDGAQVQWD, encoded by the coding sequence atgaacacaaACAAAATTGAACCCTTCACAGTCCTTAATGAGATCCCCTTaaagctccacatgtggtggaatgatctaggaaaaGGCAGCAGAGAAACAATGGTAAAAGTTCTGGGAGGCCTCGTCGGACTATTGAATGTCAAGCCAAGGTTGGACATAATTGAAGCTTTAATACCTTTTTGGGACCCAACTCGCAATGTGTTCCGCTTTTCTGACTTTGAGCTTACACCTACATTGGAGGAAGTTGCGGGTTATGCGGGCCTTAACGGAAACCTTAGAAGTCGATATCTATTGGCACTAAGACCAGTATCCCCCCACAGATTTCTGGATTTGCTGAGTATTAGTCGGGATATTCAGGACGAAAACTTATCTGAAGGGTATTGCAtgctccaattcttgtatcatcGATATGGTAACCCACGAGGTTTTGAAGAACCGAACACTGGTGTAACCCATGTCggaaataaagacaaatgggagGCAAGACGAGGTTTAGCTTTTATGGTAGCCTTCTTGGGTATTGTGGTTTGTCCGCAAAAAGATGGTAATATAGAGATAGGTCTTGTAGGAATGatcgatgttgcaatcaagaaaGCCAACAGCACTGTGGTTCCTCCAATCTTATCTGAAATCTACCGAGCCTTGACTATCTGTCGGGAAGGGGGAAAGTTCTCCCAAGGCTGCAATCTGTTGCTACAATTATggatgcaagaacatctctgccaccgggTTGGGTATATGAATTACGGTTTGACCGGTTTAAGCTGCATTGAAGAATTCGGAAGACGAGTGGCAGGTATTGAATTCCCCAAAGGAACTAAAGCTTGGATTACACATTTGAGATCCTTGACTGCTGACAAAATTGAGTGGACATTCGGATGGCTTCCTATCACCGAAGCATTGTACACGTCAGCTAAAGTATGTTATATCCTCTTAATGGGGATCCGgagcatccagccttatgctcccttcagggttttgcgccaattaggaagatttcaaacTGTCCccaatgatgaagatttgagtaaatATGCCATGGAACTGGGCCCAAAAGTAGCATTTCCAGAAGGGAAAATTCGCCATATATGGAATGAATGTAGGtttcttgaacctaagaccatggtgcgagattTAGCTAAAGGTGAAGTGGACCCTAAGTACATTGCCTGGTTCGACAAAAGATTCCAGATCCCCGAGAGGCCcacaaagagaccccatgtccaacaattcaccgatggggcacaggtgcaatgggactga